A region of Beijerinckia sp. 28-YEA-48 DNA encodes the following proteins:
- a CDS encoding ABC transporter ATP-binding protein, with protein MSAAEEEAAAPAPSRATYRRVLFFVTHYWLRWPGLLAGILAARIGSTLIDVSIPLASGHLIDAIASGSRDNPAPVVRALAIFIGLGALFALSRQIVGFLLNRLSARSITAIGRDAFAKVQRFSSEWHANSFAGSTVRKITRGMSAYDTFTDTIIFGLLPALIVMLGVSAIFAWRWPILGLIVAASIVIFLTVVISISVIYVQPANVAAREWDSRMSGTLADSITSNPAVKTFAAEEREDKLFADVAGNWEWRAIRSWDRGVLSGMVQSVLLVFLQIAMLSTGLKLWIDGQATPGDITTLITTQILLNGYLRDIGQHVRTIQRNVNDMDDVLEFRETDVQIADRPGAKPLAITRGKVEFDHVTFAYAGAGRALFRDLSVVIEPGQRVGLVGHSGAGKSTFVKLVQRLYDLQSGHIRIDGQDVAEVTQDSLRRGIGLVPQEPMLFHRSLAMNIAYGQPQASQNEIEQAAKLAHVDRFVGGLPKGYETLVGERGIKLSGGERQRVAIARAILAATPVLILDEATSSLDSVSELYIRDAIEKLSKGRTTLVIAHRLSTIQSMDRILVFDDGKIVEDGTHTELMGRHDGIYRQLLETQMRSGEIAAAAE; from the coding sequence ATGAGCGCCGCCGAAGAAGAAGCGGCGGCGCCAGCGCCCTCGCGCGCAACCTATCGGCGTGTTCTCTTTTTCGTGACCCATTACTGGCTGCGTTGGCCAGGCCTTCTGGCTGGCATCCTCGCGGCGCGTATTGGCTCGACGCTGATTGACGTCAGCATTCCGCTGGCGTCTGGCCATCTGATCGATGCCATCGCCTCTGGATCGCGCGACAATCCAGCGCCCGTCGTGCGGGCGCTGGCGATTTTCATTGGCCTTGGCGCGCTGTTCGCGTTGTCGCGCCAGATTGTCGGCTTCCTGCTCAATCGCCTCAGCGCGCGCTCGATTACCGCAATTGGCCGCGATGCCTTCGCCAAGGTGCAGCGCTTTTCGTCGGAATGGCACGCCAATTCTTTCGCCGGCTCGACCGTGCGCAAGATCACGCGTGGCATGAGCGCCTATGACACATTCACCGACACGATCATCTTCGGCCTGCTGCCGGCGCTCATCGTCATGCTCGGCGTCAGCGCCATCTTCGCCTGGCGCTGGCCGATCCTCGGTCTCATCGTTGCTGCGTCCATCGTCATCTTTCTGACGGTGGTCATCTCGATTTCGGTCATCTATGTGCAGCCGGCCAATGTCGCGGCGCGCGAATGGGATTCGCGCATGAGCGGCACTCTGGCGGATTCGATCACGTCCAATCCGGCGGTGAAGACCTTCGCCGCCGAGGAGCGTGAAGACAAGCTCTTCGCCGATGTCGCCGGCAATTGGGAATGGCGGGCGATCCGCTCGTGGGACCGTGGCGTCCTCAGCGGCATGGTGCAGTCGGTTCTGCTGGTGTTCTTGCAGATCGCCATGCTCAGCACCGGCCTGAAATTGTGGATCGATGGCCAGGCGACGCCAGGCGACATCACGACGCTGATCACTACGCAGATCCTTCTCAACGGCTATCTGCGCGACATCGGCCAGCATGTGCGCACCATCCAACGCAACGTCAACGATATGGATGACGTGCTGGAGTTTCGCGAGACGGACGTGCAAATCGCCGACCGGCCTGGCGCCAAGCCGCTCGCCATCACGCGCGGCAAGGTCGAGTTCGATCATGTCACCTTTGCTTATGCAGGGGCGGGGCGGGCGCTGTTTCGCGACCTGTCGGTGGTCATCGAGCCGGGGCAACGGGTCGGCCTTGTCGGCCATTCGGGCGCGGGCAAGTCGACCTTCGTCAAGCTGGTGCAGCGGCTCTACGATCTGCAGAGTGGCCATATCCGCATCGATGGCCAGGACGTTGCCGAGGTGACGCAGGACTCGCTGCGGCGCGGTATCGGTCTGGTGCCGCAAGAGCCGATGTTGTTCCACCGCTCGCTGGCGATGAACATCGCCTATGGCCAGCCGCAGGCGAGTCAGAACGAAATTGAACAGGCGGCCAAGCTTGCCCATGTGGACCGTTTCGTCGGCGGTCTGCCGAAGGGCTATGAAACCCTGGTTGGCGAGCGCGGCATCAAACTGTCCGGCGGCGAACGCCAGCGGGTCGCCATCGCCCGCGCCATTCTGGCGGCGACGCCCGTGCTCATTCTCGACGAGGCGACATCGAGCCTGGATTCGGTGTCCGAGCTTTATATCCGCGACGCTATCGAAAAGCTGTCGAAGGGCCGCACCACATTGGTCATTGCCCACCGGCTGTCGACCATTCAGAGCATGGACCGCATTCTGGTTTTCGACGACGGTAAAATCGTGGAAGATGGCACCCATACGGAATTGATGGGGCGACACGACGGCATCTATCGGCAATTGCTTGAGACGCAGATGCGCTCGGGCGAGATCGCGGCGGCCGCGGAATAG
- a CDS encoding pyridoxine 5'-phosphate synthase, whose product MGQLRLGVNIDHVATVRNARGGTLPDPVRAALIAIAAGADGITAHLREDRRHIRDEDMARLKREISKPLNFEMAATDDMVAIALSTRPHASCLVPEKRSERTTEGGLDVVGGHDHLKIVTTELKRAGIRVSLFIEPSRDALEASHSIGAPVVELHTGAWCDALAHGETQRAAMEFERLRTAAALTKELGIECHAGHGLDFDTARTIAALPEIVELNIGHFLIGEAIFIGLPAAIAQMRKAMQEGRARLAPGEPQNGGQT is encoded by the coding sequence ATGGGGCAGTTACGCCTGGGGGTGAACATCGATCACGTGGCGACGGTGCGTAACGCCCGGGGCGGGACGCTGCCCGATCCGGTGCGCGCCGCGCTGATTGCCATCGCCGCTGGCGCCGATGGCATCACGGCGCATTTGCGTGAGGATCGGCGCCACATCCGCGACGAGGATATGGCGCGGCTGAAGCGCGAAATCTCCAAGCCGCTCAATTTCGAAATGGCGGCGACCGACGACATGGTCGCCATTGCGCTTAGTACACGGCCGCACGCCTCTTGCCTGGTGCCGGAGAAGCGCAGCGAACGGACGACCGAAGGCGGTCTCGATGTGGTCGGCGGCCACGATCATCTGAAGATCGTCACGACGGAGTTGAAGCGTGCCGGCATCCGGGTGTCGCTGTTCATCGAGCCATCGCGCGATGCGCTTGAAGCCTCGCATTCGATCGGCGCCCCGGTGGTCGAACTGCACACGGGCGCCTGGTGCGATGCGTTGGCCCATGGCGAGACGCAGCGCGCCGCTATGGAGTTCGAGCGCCTTCGCACGGCAGCGGCCCTGACCAAGGAGCTCGGCATCGAATGCCACGCGGGTCACGGGCTCGATTTCGACACCGCGCGCACGATTGCGGCGCTGCCCGAGATCGTCGAGCTCAATATCGGCCATTTCCTCATCGGCGAGGCGATCTTCATCGGTCTTCCGGCCGCCATCGCGCAGATGCGCAAGGCGATGCAGGAAGGCCGGGCGCGTCTAGCGCCAGGCGAGCCCCAAAATGGGGGCCAGACATGA
- the acpS gene encoding holo-ACP synthase yields the protein MIIGIGSDLVDIRRIEETLERFGDRFTRRCFTDIEQARSDRRAARAASYAKRFAAKEACAKALGTGIRMGVAWRDMGVVNMPGGRPTMALAGKAALRLEELTPIGQTALIHVTITDDYPYAQAFVVIEAFRP from the coding sequence ATGATCATCGGGATCGGCTCAGACCTGGTCGACATCCGGCGGATCGAGGAAACACTGGAACGGTTTGGCGACCGCTTCACCCGGCGCTGTTTCACCGACATCGAGCAGGCGCGCTCCGACCGCCGTGCCGCCCGCGCCGCCTCCTATGCCAAACGTTTCGCGGCCAAGGAGGCCTGCGCCAAGGCCCTGGGCACGGGCATCCGCATGGGGGTAGCCTGGCGCGACATGGGCGTGGTCAACATGCCCGGCGGCCGGCCGACCATGGCGCTGGCTGGCAAGGCCGCGCTGCGGCTGGAAGAATTGACGCCGATCGGACAGACGGCGCTGATCCACGTCACCATCACCGACGATTATCCTTATGCTCAAGCTTTCGTGGTGATCGAGGCCTTCCGTCCCTGA